A window of the Polypterus senegalus isolate Bchr_013 chromosome 4, ASM1683550v1, whole genome shotgun sequence genome harbors these coding sequences:
- the LOC120528518 gene encoding uncharacterized protein LOC120528518: MNLDLVNTKMDLTFSLRRKEIVMDEPLVSVVQQRWPGLFIEQQVYAEFYRITQVQLKETFLTSLDEYSTALIKMYRANGGKTAHELKSLLELLDEQTMDVTTHKRATVLQGLPLYLREYKKLSTTCHDTDSLQIYTNEMKIGILEVVRHHETHPGAAPMNVAVVIEGQVVIEELVDFTTAFVILVGLLYALNIQYPKELKYTFETVQKVFLNIGDSYSHRVLSLKICCKC, encoded by the exons atgaacCTGGACCTAGTCAACACCAAAATGGACCTCACTTTTTCCCTGAGAAGAAAGGAGATTGTCATGGATGAACCACTGGTCTCTGTAGTCCAACAGAGATGGCCAGGCCTTTTCATAGAGCAACAG GTATATGCAGAATTTTATCGCATTACCCAGGTGCAATTGaaagaaacatttctgacatCCTTGGACGAGTATTCGACAGCTCTGATCAAAATGTACAGAGCAAATGGAGGCAAGACAGCACATGAATTGAAATCACTTTTAGAATTACTAGATGAACAG ACAATGGATGTTACCACACACAAGAGGGCAACGGTTCTACAAGGACTACCTCTGTACTTAAGAGAATACAAGAAGTTATCAACAACATGTCAT GATACAGACTCCCttcaaatatatacaaatgaaatgaagataGGAATATTGGAGGTTGTGAGGCACCATGAGACCCATCCGGGAGCTGCACCAATGAATGTGGCTGTGGTGATAGAAGGTCAAGTAGTAATTGAAGAGCTTGTTGACTTCACAACTGCATTTGTCATACTTGTTGGTCTTCTGTATGCTCTAAACATTCAATACCCAAAAGAACTGAAATACACTTTTGAAACGGTGCAGAAGGTGTTTCTAAATATTGGAGACTCATACTCACATAGAGTATTGTCACTCAAAATATGCTGCAAATGTTAG